In Flavivirga abyssicola, the following are encoded in one genomic region:
- a CDS encoding TonB-dependent receptor codes for MHVSTSQTKKPLKSNLENIVHNIEQTFNIHFSYESSTLNGKIVQIPNDLTSFNDIIERIEDQTSLIIKKVNKHHFLIKENKSIIICGYLKSIEDKLPMEGVNILNKTKAKGIITDKNGFFQLENNNNYDSIVISFIGFKKTRFLATDLKKEKCSTINLIPQNINLNKVVINDSQTSKFGKLSEVSTLFNSNLTNLPEQDILSFVQQLPGIESTSETVSNIMVRGSNIDQNLILWDGIKIYKRDHLFGALSSINPHITETINIYKSGVSSFYNGGVGGVIDAKSSNIIPERTEGSFGMNMLYANADVKLPISNKLAFLFSARRSLIDVFSTPTYDNLSERIFQKTGVYEINKIYNNNSFSETQKTNYFIDNTFKFIFEPSKKDKITSSSIYSNSKYLNDVVIKDNETDLSNKLNTFTFGSILNWKRFWSSNFSTDINMYLNTYDFDYKGVFMFSPSEINTEIKKNTIHEEGFKIHTKWKLNKLYTLSSGYQFTHSSVSYTLNSAFLDFQHENSNKGSDHALYTQMEYNDPKKLYVSLGVRANKFPTTNKILIEPRVFLKKQLNNRFSLKASAENRNQYIGQIIDYSPSEFGLENNLWIFLNDDDDDIPNYKIDQFSIGFTYEKNNWFIDFDTYFKKSYGLTSLAQGFQSSIINNNVGSSTSKGIELFVKKEWTNYTSWFNYNYSDTNYIFDDLNNGTAFRGNGNTPHSISFTNSLALNKLTINLSWKYRTGIPYTNTLSVVQDEENAYFIHGAINTASLPDYHRLDTSISYHLESKKHRSVSYKLLLSVLNIYDKKNILNREYNSFLSEDGESYIIQPVDYKSLGITPNLSFQINF; via the coding sequence TTGCATGTTTCAACATCTCAAACTAAAAAGCCTTTAAAATCTAACCTCGAGAATATTGTCCATAATATAGAACAGACCTTCAATATTCATTTTTCGTATGAATCGAGTACACTAAATGGTAAAATAGTTCAAATTCCTAATGACTTAACTTCTTTTAATGATATCATTGAACGTATTGAAGACCAAACAAGTTTAATTATTAAAAAGGTAAACAAGCACCATTTTCTTATCAAGGAAAACAAAAGTATTATTATCTGTGGGTATTTAAAAAGCATCGAAGATAAATTGCCTATGGAAGGGGTTAATATTCTTAATAAAACTAAGGCAAAAGGTATTATTACAGATAAAAATGGCTTTTTTCAACTGGAAAACAATAACAATTATGATTCTATAGTAATATCATTCATTGGATTTAAAAAAACACGCTTTTTAGCAACAGATTTAAAAAAAGAAAAATGTTCTACAATTAATCTAATACCCCAAAATATTAATTTAAATAAAGTTGTAATTAACGATTCACAAACATCAAAATTTGGTAAATTATCAGAAGTTTCGACTCTTTTTAATAGTAACTTAACAAATTTACCTGAACAAGACATCTTAAGCTTTGTGCAGCAACTTCCGGGTATTGAAAGCACTTCTGAAACAGTTTCAAATATTATGGTAAGGGGTAGTAATATTGATCAGAATTTAATTTTGTGGGACGGGATAAAAATTTATAAAAGAGACCATCTTTTCGGTGCATTATCATCAATTAACCCACATATCACAGAAACCATTAATATTTATAAAAGTGGTGTAAGTTCCTTTTACAATGGAGGTGTTGGAGGTGTTATAGACGCTAAATCCTCTAATATAATTCCTGAGAGAACTGAAGGTAGTTTTGGAATGAATATGCTTTATGCTAATGCAGACGTGAAGTTACCTATCTCAAATAAACTTGCCTTCTTATTTTCAGCAAGAAGATCTCTAATAGATGTATTTAGCACACCTACTTATGATAACCTCTCAGAAAGAATTTTTCAAAAAACAGGAGTTTATGAAATTAATAAAATATACAATAACAATAGTTTTTCAGAGACTCAAAAAACGAATTACTTCATAGATAATACGTTTAAATTCATCTTCGAACCATCAAAAAAAGACAAAATCACCTCATCTTCTATTTATAGTAATAGCAAATATCTAAATGATGTAGTTATCAAAGATAATGAAACTGATTTAAGTAATAAATTAAACACTTTTACTTTTGGGTCCATATTAAATTGGAAAAGGTTTTGGTCTTCAAACTTCTCTACCGATATAAATATGTATCTCAATACATATGATTTTGATTATAAAGGCGTATTTATGTTTTCTCCTTCAGAGATTAATACAGAGATTAAAAAAAATACAATTCATGAAGAAGGATTTAAAATTCACACCAAATGGAAATTAAATAAACTCTATACACTATCAAGTGGCTACCAATTTACGCATAGTAGCGTCTCATATACTTTAAATAGTGCTTTTTTAGATTTCCAACATGAAAATTCTAATAAAGGCTCTGACCATGCTTTATATACACAAATGGAATATAATGATCCAAAAAAATTATATGTAAGTCTTGGTGTTAGAGCTAATAAGTTTCCAACAACAAATAAAATTTTAATAGAGCCAAGAGTTTTCCTTAAAAAACAACTCAACAATCGTTTTAGTTTAAAAGCCTCAGCAGAAAACAGAAATCAATACATTGGTCAAATTATTGATTACTCCCCTAGTGAATTTGGTTTAGAAAATAATCTCTGGATTTTTCTCAATGACGATGACGATGATATTCCAAACTATAAAATCGATCAATTTTCTATTGGGTTTACTTACGAAAAAAATAATTGGTTTATAGATTTTGATACTTATTTTAAAAAATCATACGGTTTAACTTCTCTTGCTCAAGGTTTTCAATCTAGCATCATAAATAATAATGTAGGCTCCAGTACAAGTAAAGGAATAGAATTGTTTGTTAAAAAAGAATGGACTAATTATACGAGTTGGTTTAACTACAACTATTCGGATACCAACTATATTTTTGACGACTTAAACAATGGTACAGCCTTTAGAGGAAATGGTAATACTCCGCATTCAATAAGTTTTACAAACTCACTGGCTTTAAACAAGCTAACCATAAACTTATCATGGAAATACAGAACGGGCATACCGTATACCAATACGCTTTCGGTTGTTCAGGATGAAGAGAATGCATACTTTATACATGGAGCTATTAATACAGCTTCATTACCAGACTATCATAGATTAGACACCTCAATTTCATATCATTTGGAGTCAAAAAAACACCGTTCGGTATCTTATAAATTACTATTGTCCGTATTAAACATTTATGATAAAAAAAACATATTAAATAGAGAATATAATAGTTTTCTATCTGAAGATGGTGAATCTTATATTATACAACCTGTAGATTATAAATCTCTAGGCATAACTCCCAATTTATCTTTTCAAATAAATTTCTAA